The Humulus lupulus chromosome 4, drHumLupu1.1, whole genome shotgun sequence genome has a window encoding:
- the LOC133831206 gene encoding uncharacterized protein LOC133831206 isoform X2: protein MAKKRVAPDRKKALKKIDNIPKCSQQPRSSPPKRRTDFSSFFCKSISLFNSDSLLLEKNAEGKELFPSSIVRCSKSQEEGSGFSSNSTEASFLEVELVGQDALLESSDSREVGKDGSDASPVSVAWAKSHKMWWSAEDMLQKEHHILSSELIKRSAASNHSDEQDFSSDKSTLSSNRAEDDIIERGRGKRERKPKLHFDDITCPLNPERKVRRLRIMRYLGLTPPVGSPF from the exons ATGGCCAAGAAGCGGGTGGCACCGGACAGGAAGAAGGCGTTGAAGAAAATTGATAATATACCAAAGTGTTCTCAACAACCAAGGAGCTCTCCACCCAAACGCCGCACTgatttctcttccttcttctgCAAATCAATTTCTCTATTCAATtcag ACTCCTTGTTGCTTGAAAAGAATGCAGAGGGAAAAGAGTTGTTTCCGAGTTCTATAGTTCGATGCAGCAAGTCCCAGGAGGAAGGATCTGGATTCTCCTCTAATTCCACAGAAGCTTCATTTCTAGAAGTTGAATTAGTAGGCCAAGATGCTCTATTGGAGTCTTCTGATAGCAG GGAAGTTGGTAAAGATGGAAGTGATGCATCTCCAGTGAGCGTTGCATGGGCGAAATCACACAAAATGTGGTGGTCTGCTGAG GACATGCTACAAAAGGAACACCATATATTGAGCAGTGAGTTGATTAAGAGATCTGCTGCTTCTAATCATTCAGACGAACAGGATTTTTCCTCTG ATAAATCTACTTTATCATCAAACAGAGCAGAGGATGATATCATTGAAAGAGGCAGGGGTAAGAGGGAACGAAAACCTAAACTTCACTTCGAC GACATTACATGTCCACTGAACCCAGAACGGAAAGTTCGCCGACTTAGGATAATGCGATATCTTGGTCTTACACCACCAGTTGGCTCTCCATTCTAA
- the LOC133831206 gene encoding uncharacterized protein LOC133831206 isoform X1 yields the protein MAKKRVAPDRKKALKKIDNIPKCSQQPRSSPPKRRTDFSSFFCKSISLFNSDSLLLEKNAEGKELFPSSIVRCSKSQEEGSGFSSNSTEASFLEVELVGQDALLESSDSREVGKDGSDASPVSVAWAKSHKMWWSAEDMLQKEHHILSSELIKRSAASNHSDEQDFSSGSSGNNILTLPPCILICNTENFQGCSCMLLPSFLVFLTDVSVALTLVLFLNTFFLDELALFIGEATNIVFS from the exons ATGGCCAAGAAGCGGGTGGCACCGGACAGGAAGAAGGCGTTGAAGAAAATTGATAATATACCAAAGTGTTCTCAACAACCAAGGAGCTCTCCACCCAAACGCCGCACTgatttctcttccttcttctgCAAATCAATTTCTCTATTCAATtcag ACTCCTTGTTGCTTGAAAAGAATGCAGAGGGAAAAGAGTTGTTTCCGAGTTCTATAGTTCGATGCAGCAAGTCCCAGGAGGAAGGATCTGGATTCTCCTCTAATTCCACAGAAGCTTCATTTCTAGAAGTTGAATTAGTAGGCCAAGATGCTCTATTGGAGTCTTCTGATAGCAG GGAAGTTGGTAAAGATGGAAGTGATGCATCTCCAGTGAGCGTTGCATGGGCGAAATCACACAAAATGTGGTGGTCTGCTGAG GACATGCTACAAAAGGAACACCATATATTGAGCAGTGAGTTGATTAAGAGATCTGCTGCTTCTAATCATTCAGACGAACAGGATTTTTCCTCTG GTAGCTCTGGAAATAATATTTTAACTCTGCCCCCATGCATTTTGATCTGCAATACAGAAAATTTTCAAGGTTGTAGCTGCATGCTTCTTCCTTCATTTCTTGTTTTCTTAACCGATGTATCTGTGGCATTAAcccttgttttgtttttaaatacaTTTTTCTTAGATGAATTAGCACTTTTTATTGGTGAAGCTACGAACATAGTTTTCTCATGA
- the LOC133831206 gene encoding uncharacterized protein LOC133831206 isoform X3, whose amino-acid sequence MAKKRVAPDRKKALKKIDNIPKCSQQPRSSPPKRRTDFSSFFCKSISLFNSEGKELFPSSIVRCSKSQEEGSGFSSNSTEASFLEVELVGQDALLESSDSREVGKDGSDASPVSVAWAKSHKMWWSAEDMLQKEHHILSSELIKRSAASNHSDEQDFSSGSSGNNILTLPPCILICNTENFQGCSCMLLPSFLVFLTDVSVALTLVLFLNTFFLDELALFIGEATNIVFS is encoded by the exons ATGGCCAAGAAGCGGGTGGCACCGGACAGGAAGAAGGCGTTGAAGAAAATTGATAATATACCAAAGTGTTCTCAACAACCAAGGAGCTCTCCACCCAAACGCCGCACTgatttctcttccttcttctgCAAATCAATTTCTCTATTCAATtcag AGGGAAAAGAGTTGTTTCCGAGTTCTATAGTTCGATGCAGCAAGTCCCAGGAGGAAGGATCTGGATTCTCCTCTAATTCCACAGAAGCTTCATTTCTAGAAGTTGAATTAGTAGGCCAAGATGCTCTATTGGAGTCTTCTGATAGCAG GGAAGTTGGTAAAGATGGAAGTGATGCATCTCCAGTGAGCGTTGCATGGGCGAAATCACACAAAATGTGGTGGTCTGCTGAG GACATGCTACAAAAGGAACACCATATATTGAGCAGTGAGTTGATTAAGAGATCTGCTGCTTCTAATCATTCAGACGAACAGGATTTTTCCTCTG GTAGCTCTGGAAATAATATTTTAACTCTGCCCCCATGCATTTTGATCTGCAATACAGAAAATTTTCAAGGTTGTAGCTGCATGCTTCTTCCTTCATTTCTTGTTTTCTTAACCGATGTATCTGTGGCATTAAcccttgttttgtttttaaatacaTTTTTCTTAGATGAATTAGCACTTTTTATTGGTGAAGCTACGAACATAGTTTTCTCATGA